The Microbacterium maritypicum genome contains a region encoding:
- a CDS encoding DUF1295 domain-containing protein, with protein sequence MDALLIVIIVAAVTSAACWVLSLITRDTSWVDRAWSIVPVVYVWIFVAGAFVNGEGSARVVVMGVLATAWGARLTFNFARKGGYTGMEDYRWAILRGRMRPWQFQIFNVLFIICYQMALLVLITLPAAVAAQNPSALTGWDALFIAAFVAFLAGETVADQQQWRFHQRKKEAGGTLATGFATTGLFRYSRHPNFFFEQAQWWAFYAIGATAAVTGGAGVIGGVLNPTIVGPALLTVLFIGSTIFTESITASKYPAYADYRRTTSMLVPWPPRARAVATQS encoded by the coding sequence ATGGATGCCCTGCTGATCGTCATCATCGTCGCCGCAGTCACCAGTGCCGCCTGCTGGGTGCTCTCCCTGATCACCCGAGACACATCCTGGGTCGACCGCGCATGGTCGATCGTGCCGGTTGTCTACGTCTGGATCTTCGTCGCCGGGGCCTTCGTGAACGGCGAAGGATCCGCCCGTGTGGTCGTGATGGGAGTGCTCGCCACCGCGTGGGGCGCACGCCTGACCTTCAACTTCGCCCGCAAGGGCGGCTACACGGGGATGGAGGACTACCGGTGGGCCATACTGCGGGGACGGATGCGCCCCTGGCAGTTCCAGATCTTCAACGTGCTGTTCATCATCTGCTACCAGATGGCGCTGCTCGTGCTCATCACGCTCCCCGCCGCCGTCGCCGCGCAGAATCCCTCCGCCCTCACTGGGTGGGATGCGCTGTTCATCGCCGCCTTCGTCGCCTTCCTGGCCGGGGAGACCGTCGCCGACCAGCAGCAGTGGCGGTTCCATCAGCGCAAGAAGGAGGCGGGCGGCACTCTCGCAACCGGCTTCGCCACGACGGGCCTGTTCCGCTACAGCCGGCACCCGAACTTCTTCTTCGAACAGGCGCAGTGGTGGGCCTTCTACGCGATCGGCGCGACCGCAGCGGTCACCGGCGGCGCCGGTGTCATCGGAGGAGTACTGAACCCGACCATCGTCGGCCCCGCCCTGCTCACGGTGCTGTTCATCGGGTCGACGATCTTCACCGAGTCGATCACCGCGTCGAAGTACCCGGCCTACGCCGACTACCGCCGCACGACGTCGATGCTCGTGCCGTGGCCCCCGCGCGCACGAGCGGTGGCCACGCAGTCCTGA
- a CDS encoding HAD-IIB family hydrolase yields the protein MTAPTLVAFDLDDTLAPSKGLIDPRIAALLRALLRTVDVAIISGGNEAQFRSQVVSRLGDADPADLARLHLLPTCGTRYLRHDGTDFMPVYAHDLSDAEKQAALTALREEAERLGLWEAEPWGEILEDRGSQITFSALGQSAPREAKHDWDPTGAKRGALRDAVAARLPGLEVRSGGSTSIDITQAGIDKAFGMRQLAARTGIALTDMLFYGDRLDEGGNDYPVLAIGVPSVAVEGWEDTADKLDALLLTL from the coding sequence ATGACCGCGCCCACACTCGTCGCCTTCGACCTCGATGACACGCTCGCTCCCTCGAAGGGTCTGATCGACCCGCGAATCGCCGCCCTGCTGCGCGCCCTCCTGCGCACGGTCGACGTCGCCATCATCTCGGGTGGCAACGAGGCCCAGTTCCGCTCGCAGGTGGTGTCACGCCTCGGCGACGCCGACCCCGCGGATCTCGCGCGTCTGCACCTGCTGCCCACGTGCGGCACCCGCTACCTCCGCCACGACGGCACCGACTTCATGCCGGTCTACGCCCACGACCTCAGCGACGCCGAGAAGCAGGCCGCGCTGACGGCCCTGCGCGAAGAGGCCGAACGACTCGGACTCTGGGAGGCCGAGCCGTGGGGTGAGATCCTCGAAGACCGCGGTTCGCAGATCACTTTCTCGGCGCTGGGACAGAGCGCCCCACGCGAGGCGAAGCATGACTGGGACCCGACGGGGGCCAAGCGCGGTGCGCTGCGCGATGCGGTCGCTGCGCGTCTTCCCGGTCTCGAGGTGCGCTCGGGCGGCTCGACCTCTATCGACATCACCCAGGCCGGCATCGACAAGGCCTTCGGGATGCGGCAGCTCGCCGCCCGCACGGGCATAGCGCTGACCGACATGCTGTTCTACGGCGACCGGCTCGACGAGGGCGGCAACGACTACCCCGTGCTCGCGATCGGTGTGCCCTCGGTGGCTGTGGAGGGCTGGGAAGACACCGCCGACAAGCTCGACGCTCTTCTGCTCACGCTCTGA
- a CDS encoding VanZ family protein yields the protein MSSLLPPPRRFTRAWALVLGIPFLIGLAALTLTPSRVEETMPNLLDVVLTTAHRLGWESLDFTRLEVIANVLVFVPVGILAFLLLPRRVWFLALLVGPVLSAAIETAQRVALPHRAATVNDVVANSTGAILGVALAVVVTLLVAPLSSQRPPSRLETS from the coding sequence ATGAGCTCTCTGCTCCCGCCGCCGCGCCGCTTCACACGTGCCTGGGCCCTCGTCCTCGGCATCCCTTTCCTGATCGGCCTGGCCGCTCTCACCCTCACGCCCTCCCGGGTCGAGGAGACCATGCCGAACCTGCTCGATGTCGTGCTCACCACAGCCCATCGTCTCGGCTGGGAATCGCTCGACTTCACCCGCCTCGAGGTCATCGCGAACGTGCTCGTGTTCGTGCCGGTCGGCATCCTCGCCTTCCTGCTCCTCCCCCGTCGGGTGTGGTTCCTCGCGCTCCTGGTCGGTCCCGTGCTTTCGGCGGCGATCGAGACAGCGCAGCGCGTGGCACTCCCCCACCGCGCGGCGACGGTGAACGACGTCGTGGCCAACTCCACGGGCGCGATCCTCGGGGTCGCCCTCGCTGTCGTGGTCACTCTGCTCGTCGCCCCGCTTTCCTCCCAGCGTCCACCTTCTAGGCTGGAGACATCATGA